One Prunus dulcis chromosome 7, ALMONDv2, whole genome shotgun sequence DNA segment encodes these proteins:
- the LOC117635969 gene encoding myosin-17-like translates to MAPPVNIIVGSHVWVEDPAEAWIGGEVLRISGEEVHVHTENGKTVVTNISKVFPEDTEAPPGGVDDMTKLSYLHEPGVLHNLATRYELNEIYTYTGNILIAVNPFQRLPHLYDVHMMEQYKGAAFGELSPHVFAIADVAYRAMINEGKSNSILVSGESGAGKTETTKMLMRYLAYLGGRSGVEGRTVEQQVLESNPVLEAFGNAKTVRNNNSSRFGKFVEIQFDKNGRISGAAIRTYLLERSRVCQISDPERNYHCFYLLCASPPEEREKFKLGNPKQFHYLNQSSCYELDGIDDGQEYLATRRAMDVVGISEEEQDAIFMVVAAILHLGNVEFAKGEDVDSSVIKDEKSRFHLSTTAELLKCDPKSLEEALIKRVMVTPEEIITRTLDPVSALASRDALAKTIYSRLFDWLVEKINISIGQDPNSKSLIGVLDIYGFESFKFNSFEQFCINFTNEKLQQHFNQHVFKMEQEEYTKEEINWSYIEFVDNQDVLDLIERKPGGIIALLDEACMFPKSTHETFAQKLYQTFTKNKRFIKPKLSRTSFTISHYAGEVTYLADQFLDKNKDYVVAEHQDLLTASKCPFVAGLFPPLPEESSKSSKFSSIGSRFKLQLQSLMETLNSTEPHYIRCVKPNSVLKPAIFENFNIIQQLRCGGVLEAIRISCAGYPTRRTFYEFLHRFGVLAPEALEGNCEDKVACQMILDKMGLTGYQIGKTKVFLRAGQMAELDARRAEVLGHAARTIQRQIRTHMARKEFIALRKAAIQLQSYLRGISAREVFEQLRQEAAAVKIQKYFRRYIARKSYLTERLSAIKIQTGLRAMTARNEFRFRKQTKAAVIVQAHLRCHIAYSYYRSLQKAAIVTQCGWRSRVARRELRNLKMAARETGALKEAKDKLEKRVEELTWRLQLEKRLRTDLEEEKAQETAKLQEALHAMQIQVEEANSRANREREAAQKAIQEAPPVIKETPVIIQDTEKIDSLSAEVESLKTLLLSERQAAEEAKKASIDAEARNAELVKQFEDASRKVDQLQESVQRLEEKLSNTESENQVLRQQALTMSPTGKSLSSRPKTMIIQRTPENGNVLNGESKVTSDMTLAVSNAREPESEEKPQKSLNEKQLENQDLLVKCISQDLGFFGGRPIAACVIYKCLLHWRSFEVERTGIFDRVIQTIASAIEVPDNNDVLAYWLSNTSTLLLLLQHTLKASGAASLTPQRRRTSSASLFGRMSQGLRASPQSAGLSFLNGRGLGRLDDLRQVEAKYPALLFKQQLTAFLEKIYGMMRDNLKKEISPLLGLCIQAPRTSRASLVKGRAQANAVAQQALIAHWQSIVKSLDSYLKTMKANYVPPFLVRKVFTQIFSFINVQLFNSLLLRRECCSFSNGEYVKAGLAELEQWCYGASEEYAGSAWDELKHIRQAVGFLVIHQKPKKTLNEITKELCPVLSIQQLYRISTMYWDDKYGTHSVSSDVISSMRVLMTEDSNNAVSSSFLLDDDSSIPFSVDDISKSMQQVDITDIEPPPLIREHSGFGFLLPRSE, encoded by the exons GCTCCACCAGTTAACATTATAGTAGGTTCTCATGTCTGGGTTGAAGATCCAGCGGAAGCATGGATTGGTGGAGAAGTTCTCCGAATTAGTGGTGAAGAAGTTCATGTGCATACCGAAAATGGGAAAACG GTGGTTACAAATATCTCAAAAGTTTTCCCCGAGGATACTGAAGCTCCTCCTGGAGGTGTAGATGACATGACAAAGCTGTCATATTTGCATGAACCAGGAGTTCTGCATAATTTGGCAACCAGATATGAACTCAATGAAATCTAT ACGTACACTGGAAATATTTTGATTGCAGTAAACCCATTTCAAAGGTTACCACATTTGTATGATGTACATATGATGGAACAATATAAAGGAGCTGCATTCGGGGAGTTAAGCCCTCATGTTTTTGCAATTGCGGATGTTGCATACAG AGCTATGATCAACGAAGGAAAGAGCAATTCAATTCTTGTAAGTGGAGAGAGTGGTGCTGGTAAAACAGAGACGACAAAGATGCTTATGCGATATCTTGCATACCTTGGAGGTCGATCTGGTGTAGAAGGGCGGACCGTTGAACAGCAAGTTCTAGAA TCCAATCCAGTTCTTGAAGCATTTGGAAATGCCAAAACTGTCAGGAACAACAACTCTAG TCGTTTTGGTAAATTTGTTGAAATCCAATTCGACAAGAATGGGAGGATCTCTGGGGCAGCTATAAGAACATATTTGCTTGAAAGGTCTCGTGTTTGCCAAATCTCAGATCCTGAAAGAAACTATCATTGCTTTTACCTTCTTTGTGCCTCACCACCCGAG gagagagagaagtttaAGTTGGGAAACCCTAAACAATTCCATTACTTGAATCAATCCAGTTGCTATGAGCTGGATGGAATAGATGATGGCCAGGAATATCTTGCAACCCGAAGGGCTATGGATGTAGTTGGAATCAGTGAGGAAGAGCAG GATGCAATTTTTATGGTGGTAGCTGCAATTCTGCATCTTGGGAATGTTGAATTTGCGAAAGGAGAGGATGTTGACTCTTCTGTCATAAAGGATGAGAAGTCTAGATTCCATCTTAGTACGACTGCTGAGTTGCTTAA GTGTGATCCTAAGAGCTTGGAAGAAGCTCTCATTAAGCGTGTAATGGTAACACCAGAAGAGATCATCACAAGGACTCTTGATCCTGTTTCTGCATTGGCTAGCAGAGATGCCCTAGCGAAAACTATTTATTCCCGTTTGTTTGACTG GCTTGTGGAGAAAATTAACATCTCAATTGGTCAAGATCCAAACTCAAAGTCATTGATCGGAGTTCTTGACATTTATGGGTTTGAAAGCTTTAAGTTCAACAG TTTTGAGCAGTTCTGTATCAATTTTACTAATGAGAAGTTGCAACAACATTTCAATCAG CATGTCTTCAAGATGGAGCAAGAAGAGTatacaaaagaagaaatcaattgGAGCTACATTGAGTTTGTTGATAACCAAGATGTGTTGGATCTGATTGAAAGG aaaccTGGAGGAATAATTGCACTTTTAGATGAAGCCTG TATGTTTCCTAAATCCACACATGAAACATTCGCGCAGAAGTTATACCAGACATTCACAAAAAACAAGCGCTTTATCAAACCTAAGCTTTCTCGTACTAGTTTTACCATATCTCACTATGCCGGCGAG GTAACTTATTTGGCTGATCAGTTCCTTgataaaaacaaagattatGTGGTCGCAGAACACCAGGATCTGTTGACAGCCTCCAAATGCCCTTTTGTGGCAGGGCTATTTCCTCCACTTCCAGAGGAATCATCCAAGTCATCTAAATTTTCATCCATTGGATCACGCTTCAAG TTACAACTTCAATCTTTGATGGAGACCTTGAATTCAACAGAACCTCACTATATCAGATGTGTGAAGCCCAACAGTGTCCTCAAGCCTGCTATTTTTGAGAACTTTaacataatacaacaattacGCTGTGGT GGTGTTCTTGAGGCGATTAGGATCAGCTGTGCTGGATATCCTACCCGACGTACATTTTATGAGTTTCTTCACCGCTTTGGGGTTCTTGCTCCTGAAGCTTTGGAAGGAAA CTGTGAGGATAAGGTTGCATGCCAAATGATCCTGGATAAAATGGGATTGACTGGTTATCAG ATAGGCAAGACAAAGGTCTTTCTAAGAGCTGGTCAGATGGCCGAGTTGGATGCAAGAAGAGCAGAGGTACTTGGACATGCAGCCAGAACTATACAAAGGCAAATTCGTACACATATGGCACGCAAAGAGTTCATTGCATTACGCAAAGCTGCTATTCAATTGCAATCTTATTTGAGAG GTATATCTGCTCGTGAAGTTTTTGAGCAGCTGCGACAAGAAGCAGCAGCTGTCAAGATACAGAAATATTTCCGGCGGTACATTGCCAGGAAATCCTACTTGACGGAACGGTTGTCTGCAATCAAAATACAGACAGGGTTGAGGGCAATGACTGCTCGAAATGAATTCAGATTCAGAAAGCAAACTAAGGCTGCAGTTATTGTCCAG GCTCATTTGCGTTGCCACATAGCATATTCTTATTATAGGAGTCTCCAGAAAGCTGCAATAGTTACTCAGTGTGGGTGGAGGAGCAGGGTTGCCCGAAGAGAGCTCAGAAATCTCAAAATG GCTGCAAGAGAAACGGGGGCcctaaaagaagccaaagatAAACTGGAAAAACGTGTGGAAGAACTTACATGGCGCTTACAACTTGAGAAGCGATTAAgg ACTGATTTGGAAGAGGAAAAAGCCCAAGAAACTGCTAAGTTGCAAGAAGCTTTGCATGCAATGCAAATACAAGTAGAAGAAGCAAATTCCAGAGCAAATAGAGAACGAGAAGCAGCTCAGAAAGCTATTCAAGAAGCACCTCCTGTCATCAAGGAGACTCCTGTTATAATCCAAGACACTGAAAAAATTGATTCATTATCAGCTGAGGTGGAGAGTTTGAAG ACCTTGCTGCTGTCAGAAAGGCAGGCGGCGGAAGAGGCCAAGAAAGCTTCTATTGATGCCGAGGCTAGAAATGCAGAGTTGGTCAAACAATTTGAAGATGCAAGCAGAAAAGTGGATCAGCTCCAGGAATCTGTACAGAG GCTTGAGGAGAAACTTTCTAACACAGAGTCCGAGAATCAAGTACTTCGTCAACAAGCACTGACTATGTCACCGACTGGGAAATCTCTATCTTCAAGACCAAAGACAATGATTATTCAG AGGACACCAGAAAATGGGAATGTTCTAAATGGAGAATCCAAGGTCACATCA GATATGACTCTTGCCGTATCAAATGCACGTGAACCTGAGTCGGAAGAAAAACCACAGAAATCTCTCAATGAAAAGCAGCTG GAGAACCAGGACTTGCTGGTCAAATGTATATCACaggatttgggtttttttgggggAAGGCCAATTGCTGCTTGTGTCATATACAAATGTCTTCTTCATTGGAGGTCATTTGAAGTGGAAAGGACTGGAATTTTTGACCGTGTAATTCAAACAATAGCTTCAGCCATAGAG GTCCCGGATAATAACGACGTTTTAGCCTATTGGTTATCTAATACCTCAACTTTATTGTTGCTGCTCCAACACACACTTAAAGCAAGTGGAGCAGCTAGCTTGACACCACAACGGCGGAGAACAAGCTCAGCATCTCTTTTTGGAAGGATGTCTCAG GGGTTACGGGCTTCTCCTCAAAGTGCAGGACTCTCATTTCTTAATGGTCGAGGACTTGGTAGGTTGGATGACCTACGGCAAGTTGAGGCCAAGTATCCTGCGTTATTGTTTAAGCAGCAGCTTACTGCCTTCCTTGAGAAAATATATGGAATGATGAGAGACAATTTAAAGAAGGAAATCTCACCGTTACTCGGGTTATGTATCCAG GCACCTAGGACATCACGGGCAAGTTTAGTAAAAGGACGTGCCCAAGCTAATGCTGTCGCTCAGCAAGCTTTAATTGCTCATTGGCAAAGCATTGTGAAAAGCTTGGACAGTTACTTGAAGACAATGAAAGCAAATTAT GTGCCTCCCTTCTTGGTCCGCAAGGTGTTCACTCAGATATTCTCATTCATCAATGTTCAGCTATTCAATAG TCTTCTTTTGCGGCGGGAGTGTTGTTCGTTCAGTAATGGGGAATATGTAAAAGCAGGTTTGGCTGAATTAGAACAGTGGTGCTATGGGGCAAGTGAGGAA TACGCAGGCTCAGCTTGGGATGAATTGAAGCATATTAGGCAGGCTGTTGGATTCCTA GTTATACATCAGAAACCGAAGAAGACCTTGAATGAAATAACAAAAGAACTCTGCCCT GTTCTTAGCATACAGCAGTTGTACAGGATCAGTACAATGTACTGGGATGACAAATATGGTACACACAGTGTGTCTTCAGAT GTTATTTCAAGCATGAGAGTTTTGATGACTGAGGACTCAAACAATGCTGTAAGCAGCTCTTTCCTATTAGACGATGACTCAAG CATACCATTCTCGGTGGACGACATCTCCAAGTCAATGCAACAAGTAGATATAACCGACATTGAACCTCCACCATTGATTCGCGAACACTCTGGGTTTGGCTTCTTACTCCCCCGCTCCGAATGA